Proteins encoded in a region of the Flavobacterium sp. MDT1-60 genome:
- a CDS encoding aldo/keto reductase has product MKYTTLPNTDIKVSKICLGTMTFGQQNTEAEGHAQMDYALERGVNFFDTAEMYSVPASEATYGSTEKIVGTWFKKSGNREKVVLASKIAGPNANFGYMREKLDFSPASIKYALDNSLKRLQTDYIDLYQMHWPERKTNTFGQRAFKVQNDPWEDNFREVLETFDGLIKEGKIKNIGVSNENAWGMMRFLEESKYQNLPRIKTIQNPYNLLNRLFEVGSAEVSIHENVGLLGYSPLGFGTLTGKFLTGEEHPNARIKLFPQYTRYNSEQCTQATKLYQEIAKKHGLTLTELAMGFVLQQPFLTSTIIGATTLEQLKENIDTIDIVLSKEILNEIEKVQAIIPDPAP; this is encoded by the coding sequence ATGAAATACACAACTTTACCCAATACCGATATAAAAGTTAGCAAAATATGTCTCGGAACGATGACTTTCGGGCAACAAAATACAGAGGCTGAAGGACATGCTCAAATGGATTATGCACTTGAAAGAGGCGTGAACTTTTTTGATACCGCCGAAATGTATTCCGTTCCGGCAAGCGAGGCAACTTACGGGAGTACAGAGAAAATCGTTGGAACCTGGTTTAAGAAATCAGGAAATCGCGAAAAAGTAGTTTTGGCTTCAAAAATCGCTGGTCCAAATGCCAATTTTGGTTATATGCGCGAAAAACTGGATTTCTCTCCTGCAAGTATCAAATATGCTTTAGATAATAGCTTAAAACGCCTTCAGACAGATTATATCGATTTGTATCAAATGCATTGGCCGGAACGCAAAACCAATACTTTTGGACAACGCGCTTTTAAAGTTCAAAATGATCCCTGGGAAGATAATTTCAGAGAAGTTCTGGAAACTTTTGATGGATTAATCAAAGAAGGAAAAATAAAAAATATTGGTGTCTCTAACGAAAATGCCTGGGGAATGATGCGTTTTCTGGAAGAAAGTAAATATCAAAACCTGCCAAGAATCAAAACCATTCAAAATCCGTATAACTTACTAAACCGCCTTTTTGAGGTTGGTTCTGCTGAAGTTTCAATACATGAAAATGTTGGTTTACTTGGATATTCCCCATTAGGATTTGGAACTTTGACGGGTAAATTCTTAACCGGAGAAGAGCATCCGAATGCGAGAATTAAACTTTTTCCGCAATATACGCGCTATAACAGCGAGCAATGTACACAAGCAACAAAATTATATCAGGAAATTGCTAAAAAACACGGATTAACATTGACAGAATTAGCAATGGGATTTGTATTGCAACAGCCGTTTCTGACAAGTACTATTATCGGTGCTACAACATTGGAACAATTAAAAGAAAACATCGACACAATTGATATTGTCCTTTCAAAAGAAATCTTAAACGAGATTGAGAAAGTTCAGGCGATTATTCCTGATCCGGCTCCTTAA